The genome window agagaGTAAAGATCGAGAGGCatagaaagaaaaagaaggtaATCTTGATCAGTTTGTGAAGTGTTGAGGTATACTCCTATTTATAGTATTCTTCAAATTCCTTGGGGACAAAGTTGTTCCTTCCTGTGCCTCCACGTACCATACTTGCTTTTAATTTCATAAGATGACTTATTTCCCACAAGCCTCCATTTGTCCATTTCGATATACACACATATGTATATTTagatttattaattttttattgtaATGTTTATTAAACGTAACTTATAACTAAGTTACTAGatataattattttaattattcaattattttagtatatatatatatatatatatatatataattattttagcTGCTTTATTTATTTGGCGCGTGTAACTTTTAAAATATTACGTTTTTAGAAAATAATAGATATGTCATTGGAACcagaatatttttgtctatatttgggtctaagttttattaaaataaagtagGTTCAAATATCATATATTATTATACGGTTCCTAGGTCCGtttaggtacttcatatttctaacagtcgACTTACCCGTAGACTACCAGTCTACTAATATAAGttttcatatatttttattttattaaacagGTTACCCATATAGcccaattaattaatataatatttcaaccaactatataaaataatgtttaaaactatttgggttgaatatttgtattaaaaataaactagttactagttactagtggttaataaatttaaccaaaccttataatttatatgataaaaattggtATGTTACACATATCATTCCAACGAGGATGCTTCTCCGGTTTTACCAAAAGGTCATCAAGACTAGGAATTAAGTAGTCACGAGCCGAAAAACTGTCGTATTTCCCCAATTTCTTTAGTGTATCGAAAGACATATCTACCGGAATCCCATTCACTTCACCCGTTAACTTCATTTGCGACGGCTTCTCGTATGTGTTGCACTTGAGAGTTGCCATCCATTCTTGGATTTCATCCGTGAATAAATTTTTGCGATCCTTGTCATAGCAACTTAGAGCCGAGTCCCATCTTAGTGCGCGGAATTGGGCAAACACATTGAATGGCCCAAATTCAACCTCACTCACCTCCCTTTCACAAATGAATGCGGCTGCCTTATTCTTAAATCGGTTCATACTATCATGGTATAGAGTTGGCTGCCATTCTTCCGGTTGCTCATCCAATGGACCCGACTCCCATCTTGGCTTGTTGGCCGGATCCAATTCTACCATCTCTTCATCCTCGCTTTCACTCTCGCTAACTCTACCCAATTACTGCCTCTTCCTTGGTTGTACCTCCGGCTGCTTGCCCTTGCCTTTCGGCAAAGAAGATGAACTAGCTCCCGCTCTTTCCTTCGTTTTGACCATTTTTCTACACACATAAGAAAGCAAACAACACAACCAAACATAAAAAATTAGTCCTTTCTCCccaaaacatccccacacttgcttgttactatggttgtagatgttagtgaaccaaaaatttatcaaaaattttcaaaaaaatttgggcatggtgtctctacaatgtagagatTCCCAAAAAGTTCACAACTTGACATCAAACCTACATCTACATACCATAACCATGTTCAAGTAactattttcataacaaaatctaagaacaagcaagtgggtAATAACAAGTAACAATAATAACCTTCCTTCTCACAATGCATCAACAAGACATAGTAAATAAACTTCATACCTTTGTTTGAAGATGTAAGGAACACAAGTGacacaaaaacttcaaaaaactaGTGGGAGATATGAAGCTTGGAAGGTTGAAGAAGGTTATGGAGGTTGAAGGATCTTGTGGGGTAATTGTGAAAGTGAAAGATGAGAATGGATATAGGAGAAAGTGAAAGGAAATTGAGTGGCTGGGATTGTTCACGTGACCTgattgttgctgttgttgtttttttttaataaatgcaGAAACCGGATCGACCCATCAGATTTCcaggtctaccgtaaattacggtaccaccgtaagttacggtggaacctgGAACAAAAACTTCACCGTAACTCAGTACGTTTGCACCGTAAAGCTCCAATCTTTTCActagccaccgtaaattacggtacagaccgtaaattacggtggtatcTGGGCCTTTTTCCTTCGCCAAAAATTCCACTTTTaggtatattttttttatattttttcagttttttcaatttttttgtgtttttaaaattttgaaaaacatcGAAAACTTACCCTACCCCCTCGAaagtcccgtgttgtcctcaacacaatgttagagcaattcgtgacccgaatgtccccacacttgtttcaaacacaaGCTTCAAGTGAGCACGGTAACTATGCAAACTATACAAAACAAACTAAGCAAAATACTAACtatttacactaccaaacctgggcctctcatggttgttcctcatcgaccgggTATAGAATGTAGCCCACTTTGTCAAGTTCCAAGTTGTTTATGTCGTTCCCCTCCAAGTACGGCTTCAACCTATGACCGTTTACCGTTTGTTGTTTGTTCGTTTGCTCATCTTGGATATCTACATCACCAAATCTCCCAACTCGCCGAACGACATAGgggcccatccatttgcttttgaGCTTGCCCGCAGACATCTTGAGTCTTGAGTTATACaaccaaaccttttgacccacttcaaaggttttcttcctcaattttgcATCGTGTACTTTCTTGAGTTTGTCTTTGTAAGCCGATGCACACTCATATGCTTCATCTCTAAGTTCTTCGATTTTGCACAATTGCAACTTTCTCATCTTTCCCGCTTCATTGTAATCCGCATTGACCGTGGTGATTGCCCAATATGCCCGATGCGctaactccattggcaagtgacaaccctttccataaaccatccggtaaggtgttgtgccaatcGGAGTCTTGTAAGCCGTTTggtatgcccacaatgcatcgtctaacttgctagaccaatccttcctatccgttctcaccgtcttcatgaggatttcttttatttgacggttggacacttcgacttttccactcgtttgcggatggtaaggtgtggcaatcCGGTGATTCACACTATACCGGTTCAATAATTTCCCgaagttaaagttcttgaaatgtgaCCCTCCGTCACTGATAATGACCCTCGGAATGCCAAAACGGGcgaagatgttggattgaacaaactTACAAACAACCGAGTGGTCATTTGTTCTTGTTTCAATGGCTTCAATCCACTTAGAGACGTAATCTACCGCCACCAAAATATATAGAAAACCATTCAAATTCGGGAAGGGGCCCATAAAGTCAatgccccaaacatcaaatatttctacaaccaagattggttgtaattGCATCTCATCTCTCTTCGAAATGCTTCCCATCCTTTGGCAATTTACACAGTTTCTTGCGAACTCACACGCATCCTTGAAAATAGTGGGCCAATAAAACTCACATGAGAGAACCCGGTAACCCGTTTTATGCCCACTAAAGTGACCTCCACATGCGGATGAGTGGGCATGAGTCAAATTTTCCAACACTTCTGTTTCGGGTACACACCTCCTAATGACTTGATCCGGCCCGATCTtgaaatgtaacacctcgaaattttgtgtccaataatgtattgacacgtgtcttgagtttacacgtggcatttaatattaaataaaggactaaagttgacaaaccttgaaagtatgtaaattcgagggttataaatgtcaaacaagggtaagtatactgtatagtaaccctaaacgatgctcgtaccttcaaacgaataaatcatggatcgtacgggagcgaaacacggaagaaagtgagatattacaagctgcaggggttaactgtgtcaacatgtttaataatacctctgagtgaccttttgacaaacccgaggccttgtaacagtaaaataagctcactagaatgtactatataaatttcgcgaaattccgttttaaaacgagaaagttatgatcaaattcgtacgagaggggtttaaagcgtcaacaatgaaagttaaagctttccggataactaacaaactaaccggggacttaacaatgcgggtaaataacacgaggcccttagttgtaaataatcaagggccaaatcgcaaagttaccccttcaaaccccaaaagtcaggttattaattaccaaagatttcgttattaattacaaagatttagtcaatgattataaaagattcaaaaatccagaaatttagacctaacgcgggccgcgtaaaggtcatgggtaagttgatgcgggccgcgagcctcctgcagTTACGCGTTCTGATATgaaaactcaggcggcccgcgtacaaggcTGCCTGATCTCCCATCCGGGCCGTGTGAaccacccagatgcagaaactttggacacacttgttgtttgaagttgtgaacgatcaaaagtgcaataagtgaagcatgggcgccccctacttgcctcctagcatcaagggccacctgctgaacatccatactcacttgtagcctgagttgtaatgatctagaggccattctttcactataaataggcctacattgtgcataagttcaccacacctcaaaacacatcttctgatcattcctgaagctcccaagtgttcttctataatcctaagtcgtgcactaagtctctgtaagtatgccaaaccttctatggccttgtttttgcttagtttagattaaaagtcaatccgtcgtaactaacgattgactttgcgataaatcacgaatggtccagtgagttgttgaatcaaaagtagttatgtgttggtatttatgtgggtaataaacccctaaaagggttccctctgatcaccactctaactaggtcaaatgtcgagtcaaacatatacttaaaaagtcaacagaaagccatttttgcgattcttgcataatctgtaatataggtgatatgtaacctgtttgaacactcataaaacatgataataagtatactaacttgtctaagctcgtttgattcggccatttgctatattgacccggttcggagccgaaagtcacaaaactttgacttttgctttgacttcagttctgacccgttttagtgcaatgtagatatgccttaggactctcttaggaccaggtcaggtgatggtatcaccctctgtgaccggttcgttgtttgtccgagtcttttacgcatttccgttaattgcttaaaagttgaccgtaacgcccttttcaaaataaaacgagtatttcagacacgtgaagagaccataaccttgcttactaaattctaagcatgtccttaaagtttcacgccaatccgaggtctagaataggagttatactaaatagcgcaattaaaagaaacttttgtaataaacggcgcgattagcataacgcctacctaaaccaagatttcgacaccaaaccttttactcactgttgtaaaataatattttgggatttttaaagatttttaattaatcttaacctgctcataacctgcggttatggctacggttcggtaaataccgaatatgcccttttcggccaaaacttgagttctacaaggtctttttacccgattccagttgctactgattttaaataataaataaagtattttggactttataaactgaacgggaaactcagatttcctgtagaactctaaaaccctttttaaaagtccttaaaatgaccggaaaacccctacggggcgtataataaacttaaactcgttacgggcatcacggaaggtatcctactgataccacaacctctttaaggcatactGACTTGGGAAACAaatgtaggactcttacggttacccgttgcgcctattgcgcgcacggttcggcttatgtaactagtttacataaattagccgatacgggtcaaaccatattattttgaccccaaaatccaaagtgtgaatattaaacccatataaaacaagtcttcgaacttgttgggtcagaatcacattccattctcggttttcgcctttcacgcgattaaaccgtatctatcccttgaaactgaccggtctaggctacggctaatataaagacccgttaggattctaataggttattttaaaaccttcgttccagaataggagccccagtaaaagatatccgtgatttaatcaattaaggacaatacttgcaaaggtaaatacttttaacttattttccgttatacgggcttgggttacggtacatataaaataccgcttgatcgagcgtcaAATCTTTCATcatttggtggttaattgaataatttgatcggctcgtttaaacagtcttgttacttaaaagcctttggggggttaatgaccatgtcccggatatccttggcagcattttacgaaatggccacaacCTTGAcattcgggtgtaggcgtacacctggcaatatgtccataattataaaggcatagccgttggttacccgccacggtgttatatgctatgtggtgtgtctattgatctttaacccggactagatccgggctactaaacgcaaaaggaacatgtaattcgttcacaagattattatattaaataattctcccaagttataaaagagtttgtgccttgtgcattcaaatcaattttaataaacattttacaaaagtgtcggttggatgtatttaccagtgtaaactgacgtattttcccaaaaaagattaactgcaggtgctaaacgtaatcggctggctatagctccttagcatcttaaagagtctcgcaagcttttgatgccttgtctgttgaacaatactttctATTATTTTTGATCCTCCTGTGGATACCATTCAATtattgtgatacattcgatattacaatcaatggttggattatatttatctttatacttccgctgtgcattcatatattgtgtggtttgactatattgttgccaactacgtcacggtaatcccccaccggtgatacacatggaaatcggggtgtgacaggttggtatcagagccaacattgagtgaattaaacactatcctaatgtgtttaatctcagtgacacaattgcacatacttgagtctagacaagaacttaggacaaattcgaattgttattccaagtttgttttttttattattattatttaaagttttaaaaagcaggaaatatgccacctgtgattttccgaggaagaggaaggggaagaagaggcagaggaacggacattactcataatgatcacgaagctggaccttcaaatacgcgagctccttcgaccacaaggagtgaagaaccgcaaaggcgaagagacctttatgaaccagcgaggcattctacctcgcatagctcaacgccATCGTACCGGCACTCGTTCGGGCCAaattccgaaaatgatcccaataacccacaACCCTCCTACATACCTCTACAGCATTCGGTATCACACCGTGCTTTTGAcgatcccactccttacttcagaagccagtttaacccagcagattacattcaggaacctgcaggctttgtcccgttaggaccacaggatcacttctcagaagaccatatggatgaggacacCGATCCAattgaacctgctcgtggtacgcccacacatcctatcgagatctcagatgggtctTCTTTCCATGGCACACCTTATCAAGGGCCAGATAGCTTTCAAGCGCTGTTCAACCAGCACGAGTGGTACTTCACACcctctcatcagacatcgcaacacgagcagcaacaacaacaagatccctccgaggatccacgtttcgtggcagttacgccaccacctccgccaccggttcaaccagtaatgcctgatccgccaaggcgtaggagatcgggtgctcgtatgtccacctgaggaggggaattccacttcagcacccctcgacactctagtagtagccactacccgccactacaagaagaaggaccttcaagtccagtacaggaggcgaactccgcaccagttgcaccatcttcgccaccatttgggtatgaccacccaatacctgcatacacgggtccaacggcatacaacccgttcgaaccgtcgtcgcacgcacattacaattacaactatgagcgcgacccatatgtggtagcggctaggtataatgcccgctatcccgacggagcttttggaaacatggggataccggactactcagctcatgggtatccagcacctcctagtcctgcagttccgcaaccggcgccacaaccacgtttttctccgcccgaacaagaagaaatcctccaccgcttaactcgtgtggaacgggatttcgaggaagaacgaaagaacaacaggggatttCTTAGGGGTCTAGCGAACCTGTTgaaaggcaagaagaagaaacgtgaccactagtcCTTATATAAgttctaatgtaatgtctattttaaataaagcccctgcgtggacatttatcgtatttcagtccctacgtggacttatctttagtccctgcgcggacatctattttgtattagtccctgcgtggacttgtcgcTTATTTTagcctctatgtaggtatgtacttgtttaaaagtcccgtttagggcagcgtgtaatcgtattcgaaattatggaatgttatgttatgaatttcatttttgttattactatatatgaaataaatcaaaatcattccttttaatttgatctgcctaaataaagaatcttaagagtgaaacctagccaggtgtcttttaagatccggccaagatggtaagacctaattaaaagattcagattccctgttaacctctgtaagcatgttaacaatcatggcagatgtgattcgttaaaatcgcacacgtcattcttatacaagaatcctttaaaggattccaaagcccaaattaatgatataataaatcattggttaaatcatcaatgaagatgatcacttgttaaacatccattagcgatgtagtgcctacgggccgaattatcaaacatccattaatgatgtagtgcctacgggccataattgttgtcatataataagacaaaagacagtggtggtctatgactccctgtcagaaggggcaaaagaactacggttcaaaccttcataccttgattctctgtaatctcggttaatattataataacgtcctcgtgactaggctttatgccactaaaaatattaattgtgattaggataagtatgttcaaatcctaaataaaaagtgagtaacaaattaaccggatatggtcttcgttaccatggttaatgaattgccataaaagacaattcaataataaactcctaaatagaattttcattatcttctgcaacagatacaagctactatggctgatcctaatggagaaaatagtcatacGAGTGAAGATGAATATAATAATGCCCAAGTACATTACGGGCGCTCAATTAAAAGCTCTcgtcgacaacgctgttcaggcagctctagatcgacaatataccgaATCTCGAAGCAAAACCGtttccaaaccactctccaagccgaagacacactcaaaatcccacagcaaaccactatccaagCCCAAGAAGGACAACGATtatcactcgtccaatgaaaacagtgttcgtcgtgaaagggagtatactgatgcgtcccgtgccaggggctgcacctacaagtactttgtgtcttgtaaaccccgagacttcacgggggagaagggtgccgtcaattgtatgacgtggctggatgagatggacaccgtggtggacatcagtggctgtgcggaaagggatgtggtaaagtttgtgtcgaagtcgtttaagggcgaggccctggcttggtggagggcgttggttcaggcctcgggaaagactggctttacagcatgacatgggaggaattcatttctctcatcaaagaaaattactgccctcaacatgaggtggaaaagatagagtctgattttgtatcattagtgatgacaaacctggactgccaagcctacttaacgagcttcaacacgatgtctcgattggttccatatctggtaaccccggagccaaggagaatcgctcgttttatcggggggttagaacccgcaataaaggcaagtgtgaaggactctcggccaacgaccttcaggtctgtaactgacctctctttgtccctaacaatggacgcggtccgactgagatcgctgaggaacaaagaggccaagaagaggaagcgtgaggatgatacctcacgaaggtcgggtAAGAAGCACCGcgggaacggtgatggcaagagagggacagagtcgaggaaagatgggcaacaatctggagagaagcccaagtgcaaaaactgccagaagtatcactttgggaaatgtaggcttgggtcaaactcacagtcccagtcaaggttgcatacttgtggactgtgcaagtccaaggaccacaagactgtggactgcaagaaaataaaggatgcaacctgctataactgcagtgagaaggggcacattaaaagcaactgccccaaattcgccaagaagacagaagaaaccaaaaagaataatgctagagtcttcaagatggatgtgaaggaagctttgcaagacgataacgtaatcacaggtacttttctcgtaaataatatctttgcaagagtacttttcgattcaggcgctgataagtccttcgtagaccaaaaattttgcaaattgctgaatatgcctgtcgaAACCTTAAAagtgaattacgaggtagagctagctgatggcacagtagaaaccgtctccactatactagatggatgtgtgatatccattaagaaccactcttttccactatctctacttccctttaaactggctggttttgacatcgttctgggtatggactggttatcccacaaccaggcccaaatcgtctgcaatagaaaacatatagtgctaaagactccgaccggtgaatcgcttaccattcgaggcgatacgcagtacggattgcccgagaacgtaactatgctcaaggcttcaagatgcttaaaaagaggctgtgtcatctacatggcacaggtgattattgaagagcccaaaccaaagatagaagacattcctgtcatctcggagtatccagaagttttccccgaagatctacctgggttgccaccagataggcaagtggaattcaggatagatatcatccctggagcagctcccattgctagagcaccctacaggctagcaccaactgaaatgaaggaattgaggacccagctggatgaactgttagcgaaaggttttatcaagcctagttcatccccttggggagcacctgtcctgtttgttaagaagaaggacggatcgatgcgtctgtgcatcgattatcgtgaacttaataaggtcacgataaagaatagatacccattgccaaggatcaacgatttgtttgatcagttgcaaggggctagttatttctcaaagatcgacttgaggtcgggctaccatcagctgaaggtcagagatgaagacgtacataaaacaacatttaggactcgatacggtcactacgagttcctagtgatgccttttgggctcaca of Helianthus annuus cultivar XRQ/B chromosome 1, HanXRQr2.0-SUNRISE, whole genome shotgun sequence contains these proteins:
- the LOC118491290 gene encoding uncharacterized protein LOC118491290, whose translation is MELAHRAYWAITTVNADYNEAGKMRKLQLCKIEELRDEAYECASAYKDKLKKVHDAKLRKKTFEVGQKVWLYNSRLKMSAGKLKSKWMGPYVVRRVGRFGDVDIQDEQTNKQQTVNGHRLKPYLEGNDINNLELDKVGYILYPVDEEQP